From one Caldithrix abyssi DSM 13497 genomic stretch:
- the aroB gene encoding 3-dehydroquinate synthase: MEKIDVKLAHTSYPIFVGNGIWRRFGEALNQFYGGRQIVVITNERVWRLHGDKLESQLPKQAEKAVLFVPDSEQAKSFEELQRLYTELLSRRFERGALIIGFGGGVVGDLAGFVAATFLRGVPFVQYPTTLLAQVDSSIGGKVGINHPLGKNLIGAFKQPLFVFSDAQLLQTLPDEEIRCGLGEVIKYGLSLDKALFEYLEKKLPAALNKDVAVLSYLINESARIKADIVMQDEKESNLRMVLNFGHTFGHALEADFKFASLKHGEAVILGMKCALQFAVQNGILQREDFERGLRLLNQVPIAFDGKGLDLQRLVQRMTLDKKVKDGKIRLVLIKEIGRHLFYQVEDQRLLKQAFEILTEGK, from the coding sequence ATGGAAAAAATTGACGTAAAGTTAGCGCACACCTCCTATCCGATCTTTGTGGGAAATGGCATCTGGCGCCGCTTTGGAGAGGCGCTAAACCAATTTTATGGCGGTCGGCAGATTGTCGTGATAACCAACGAACGCGTCTGGCGTTTGCATGGCGATAAACTGGAAAGCCAGCTCCCGAAGCAGGCCGAAAAAGCCGTGCTGTTTGTTCCGGACAGCGAACAGGCCAAATCTTTTGAAGAATTGCAGCGGCTTTACACGGAGCTTTTAAGTCGTCGCTTTGAACGCGGCGCTCTGATCATCGGTTTTGGCGGCGGGGTGGTGGGCGATCTGGCCGGTTTTGTGGCGGCCACCTTTTTGCGCGGCGTGCCTTTTGTGCAATATCCCACCACGCTTCTGGCTCAGGTCGATAGCAGCATCGGCGGCAAGGTGGGCATCAACCATCCCCTGGGCAAAAATTTGATCGGCGCTTTTAAGCAACCGTTGTTTGTTTTTAGCGACGCGCAACTGTTACAAACCCTGCCCGACGAAGAGATACGCTGCGGCCTGGGCGAGGTGATCAAGTACGGGCTGTCGCTGGACAAAGCCCTGTTTGAGTATCTTGAAAAAAAATTACCGGCGGCGTTAAATAAGGATGTCGCCGTTCTAAGTTACCTGATCAACGAATCGGCGCGAATCAAGGCCGATATCGTTATGCAGGACGAAAAAGAGAGTAATTTACGCATGGTGTTGAATTTTGGCCATACCTTTGGTCATGCGCTGGAAGCCGATTTTAAGTTCGCTTCTTTAAAACATGGCGAGGCGGTGATTCTGGGCATGAAATGCGCCTTGCAGTTTGCCGTTCAGAACGGTATTTTGCAACGTGAAGATTTTGAGCGCGGTTTGCGACTGCTGAATCAGGTGCCCATTGCTTTTGACGGAAAAGGGCTTGATTTACAGCGCCTGGTGCAACGAATGACCCTGGACAAAAAGGTGAAAGACGGCAAGATTCGTCTGGTGCTGATTAAAGAAATCGGCCGGCATCTTTTTTATCAGGTGGAAGATCAGCGTCTTTTAAAACAGGCTTTTGAAATTTTGACAGAGGGAAAGTGA
- a CDS encoding ribonuclease HII produces the protein MKRKIKSETSDALFCYDQQFWQAGIQYLCGIDEAGRGPLAGPVVAAAVIFNPDLKMAEINDSKKLNAGQRERLALQIKEKALAYGIGLATAQEIQQMNILKATFLAMQRAVQRLEIRPDYLLIDGRDFPALFINGCGQALKGQAVVGGDRRSQVIAAASILAKVHRDSLMEEYAAQFPQYGFEKHKGYGTREHQEKILKYGPCAIHRPSFLRKLLEKQTNLFDR, from the coding sequence TTGAAAAGAAAAATTAAATCGGAAACGAGCGATGCCCTGTTCTGCTACGATCAACAGTTCTGGCAGGCGGGCATTCAATACCTTTGCGGGATAGACGAGGCCGGACGCGGGCCGCTGGCCGGGCCGGTGGTGGCCGCTGCCGTAATTTTTAATCCTGATCTAAAAATGGCGGAGATTAACGATTCCAAAAAGTTAAACGCCGGGCAGCGCGAACGACTGGCTCTGCAGATTAAAGAAAAAGCTCTTGCTTACGGCATTGGCCTGGCCACGGCGCAGGAAATCCAGCAAATGAATATTTTAAAAGCCACCTTTCTGGCCATGCAGCGCGCCGTGCAGCGTTTAGAAATCAGACCGGATTATCTGCTGATTGACGGGCGGGATTTCCCTGCGCTTTTTATTAATGGATGCGGCCAGGCCTTAAAGGGACAGGCTGTGGTTGGCGGCGACCGCCGCTCGCAGGTCATCGCTGCGGCCAGCATCCTGGCCAAAGTGCATCGCGACAGCCTGATGGAAGAGTACGCGGCGCAGTTTCCGCAGTACGGTTTCGAAAAACACAAAGGTTATGGCACGAGGGAGCATCAGGAAAAAATTTTAAAGTACGGGCCCTGCGCCATTCATCGCCCGTCGTTTTTGCGTAAATTGCTGGAAAAACAAACCAACCTGTTCGATCGCTAA
- a CDS encoding MBL fold metallo-hydrolase: MRVTFLGTGTSGGVPVINCDCAVCRSTNPKNKRLRCSVMIEVDGKHLLIDTSMDMREQFLRHPFPKIDAILYTHGHADHIYGLDEVRRFNYLLKKRIPAYANKETLRRLTKIFDYAFQNDGGSLQPGIPNLSAHLMEGSTKVEGVLVTPITLRHGDSLTYGYRIGNFAYCTDVKTIPPESYALLKNLDVLVLDALREKPHPSHMSLDEAIQEAQKIGARKTYFTHMNHIIDHERHSQQLPENMAFAYDGLILDLE; the protein is encoded by the coding sequence ATGCGTGTTACGTTTCTGGGAACCGGCACATCGGGCGGCGTTCCGGTGATTAATTGTGATTGCGCTGTGTGCCGTTCAACCAATCCTAAAAACAAACGGCTGCGCTGTTCGGTGATGATTGAAGTCGATGGCAAACATCTTTTAATCGATACGTCCATGGATATGCGCGAGCAATTTTTGCGCCATCCCTTCCCCAAAATTGACGCCATTTTGTACACGCACGGTCACGCCGACCATATTTACGGTTTGGATGAAGTGCGGCGCTTTAATTATCTGCTTAAAAAGCGTATTCCGGCGTACGCAAATAAAGAAACGTTACGGCGCCTGACTAAGATTTTTGATTACGCCTTTCAGAATGACGGGGGAAGCCTTCAGCCCGGCATCCCCAACTTAAGCGCCCATCTTATGGAAGGCTCTACAAAGGTGGAAGGTGTTTTGGTTACGCCGATTACCCTAAGACATGGAGACAGCCTTACCTATGGCTATCGTATCGGTAACTTTGCCTACTGCACAGACGTCAAAACCATTCCGCCGGAGAGCTATGCGCTGCTTAAAAATCTGGATGTGCTGGTGCTGGACGCCCTGCGCGAAAAACCGCATCCTTCGCACATGTCGCTGGACGAAGCCATTCAGGAGGCGCAGAAGATCGGCGCGCGAAAAACCTATTTCACGCACATGAATCACATCATCGATCATGAACGTCACAGCCAACAATTGCCGGAAAACATGGCCTTTGCCTATGACGGCCTGATTCTGGATTTAGAGTAA
- a CDS encoding shikimate kinase translates to MKKRHIYLTGFMGAGKSRIGRHLADLLNLPFVDTDQEIEKMVGKTVRRIFEEEGEAFFRKQEAEIVRQVSQHPAPRVVALGGGALNDSRSLENIHRSGIVIYLKSAPEAIFKRVAHSRKRPLLDVDEAPDREAILVKRIEDLLQKREGLYLQADIIIDRDGLEAEQVAEKLLILIELYRKEHHGKN, encoded by the coding sequence ATGAAAAAGAGACATATTTATCTGACCGGCTTTATGGGCGCCGGTAAATCGCGTATTGGCAGACATCTGGCAGACTTGCTGAACCTGCCGTTTGTAGATACAGACCAGGAAATTGAAAAGATGGTCGGCAAAACGGTACGCCGGATTTTTGAAGAAGAGGGCGAGGCCTTTTTTCGTAAACAGGAAGCCGAAATCGTTCGACAGGTGAGCCAGCATCCCGCGCCCCGCGTGGTAGCTCTGGGCGGCGGCGCCCTGAACGACAGCCGCAGCCTGGAAAACATTCACCGTTCGGGCATAGTGATTTACCTGAAGAGCGCGCCTGAGGCAATTTTTAAACGCGTGGCCCATTCGCGCAAACGGCCTCTGTTAGATGTGGATGAGGCGCCGGATCGTGAAGCCATTTTGGTAAAACGGATTGAAGATTTACTGCAAAAGAGGGAAGGACTTTACCTGCAGGCGGACATCATCATCGATCGCGACGGCCTGGAAGCTGAACAGGTGGCCGAAAAATTGTTAATTCTGATTGAACTTTACCGGAAAGAACATCATGGAAAAAATTGA
- the aroQ gene encoding type II 3-dehydroquinate dehydratase → MKILVIHGPNLNLLGQRNPEIYGTFTLEQLNQKIKNHFPELEFEFFQSNHEGQIIDRIHLAREASDGIVINAGALTHYSYSLRDAIEATPLPVVEVHLSNIFARESFRKNSVISEVCLGTVSGFGAHSYLLGVEALKEHLKQ, encoded by the coding sequence ATGAAAATTCTTGTCATTCACGGCCCGAACCTTAATCTGCTGGGGCAGCGAAATCCCGAGATTTACGGGACGTTTACCCTGGAGCAGTTAAATCAAAAAATCAAAAACCATTTTCCAGAGCTGGAATTTGAGTTTTTTCAGAGCAACCACGAAGGTCAGATCATCGACAGAATTCACCTGGCCCGCGAGGCGAGCGACGGCATAGTGATTAACGCCGGCGCCTTAACCCACTATTCCTACAGTCTGCGCGACGCCATTGAGGCAACGCCTCTGCCGGTGGTGGAGGTGCATTTGAGCAATATTTTCGCCAGGGAATCCTTCCGCAAAAATTCCGTAATTTCCGAGGTTTGCCTGGGAACCGTCAGCGGTTTTGGGGCGCACAGTTATTTGCTGGGGGTGGAAGCGCTAAAAGAACATTTAAAACAGTGA